A region from the Drosophila ananassae strain 14024-0371.13 chromosome 2L, ASM1763931v2, whole genome shotgun sequence genome encodes:
- the LOC6500906 gene encoding serine-rich adhesin for platelets isoform X5, which produces MNTGGGGVGVGGGAVPGIGVGVTVGDCDNYAQQQQNQSQQQQPQLEVTPTHHRLQVRRQSTLPAQPTPAIYMSTSPNRMYSRSPERSPGEQQRYPPFIRQTSFPEPPSTYHRTKLLPQQQPSAISVSGSSTTGSAAPPLNYESQASSMASDEQDSMPMPKPRMTRQATLPNPEQHVKLLPTSPPKRQTSPQFRRSPEFMRQQTLPNPEAFSSGNTLTVHSNPPGKFMPISPRAKQNFLFPSVQNPRQFLSQQHVPAVGGTDMGSGGSVASGSGGGTGEQYSSSQSVNIHHSRDPHSKMIKVRSHSNEEYSNTKGHTENRRLLPEIPTTVQRSTSRSPSRLVRQDCLKEERTFGEAKQQFHQFPDVSEEMENQPEYVDYFGDSTTSFLESDEMQYERNYNAGFSSEPRIIYNNGSDDGSYQNSGQRPIYSAENVLADSGYGGGMGLGAGGSSGAVPGFYPDVATTQSYYGGAALPRTPLMHNRMRRRQSRELQMQQEELAQLSQATDAAGVGGVGVCGESAATGAVGSDGHVTERRKPEQMRSVSEDSGAKTTPKPVTRRSFSHPEKDTQPPKKTEASKIPSPRPLADILDKTRGTSKIPQTRRRNSRTGIGEAEERSTTQHIYSFHQQLMHRNSDLAMRLKKTEIPVATVASQDEKSQGQGAFEQPVNGKSIESSAIKEANDANSTAAATTHTSTLGEQELQNAVEAAAVVFKKVVLQRRKEKEKEKAEEAAAVSGYNDTMETSSSSELDFRCSKPPQSHYSVEADEFKLVFLNSDSSSSCHGEEEEEEEEDDEPEEAQPEPDENDTDSSCSTHHCHSIVSNVEDCDWDYFEPSMIATTTTTTTTTMIAYASSSTARTTPTPPLRGRGRQSSDSDSPLAQRRPQQVRNMYCPRIRESDTGTDEEFVLNTESSSQTSSDQTPPPVPPPPHPLSMKARIKTRFLKNHHHHNRCSCTPGQQQQHPQQLQQPQPQYVPIPVPVPIPVPMAAYPNWPELSGNPLLEQDEQLAASLQQLWQAAGQQQQFAAMVAAYSKQFAAASSNMFDATPPVTSKSYQQLPTTPPPIPQRLRGLGLGGFKSSAPELSASLGSLMTQSLCSTISSSSSSSTSGYGTAGRSLETLASPKRAANSLQQHQHQQQQQQQQTASGAFKPSKSTSLVASRLPLSEQQPETNIARRTSSESDDNSNSNTTSSSNHKNSNNNNNITTPTTGRLCNVYDKTGALPAASVEAHVANVAGVASIGSNASDKLSTPATLTISQRAAATLGKYQRHSQSRNLCETYPTTETYLATNSSNSNNTDDDEDGEEVEAAADETNIHKNQVPATATATETTTRAAAAPAVITRFALENVGNVEKSKTQTKPKGQQQHPVLEIAKNLSSNRLIERNMSDEAPATSGDREAVAHLQSESYAASSPDEASGQSSQEDEEDAQSKSQQDRGRQVVQRSYNVAGMMQEDLEPLHRHHSTTTASSSSSSSDSSSSSESCDSDDTGTVADRRPKRRRFNKVFVVNRQPGGRGVRRSSSTEGDSLSSSDANLEDSSDNDTDTERTDCGIVLNYVKSLEEESKRDEAEVPQVRVVVQEEEAQPARDCQSSDDDESERRIANSSDELANCIVVVGGQTDDDGVVLHGMRSLPDCEMEAEQQPERCELVDELHSISNDVNRLLELHKQNSQLEIKLQRLRQGVAEINEDLLLGGTSAAATHPDGGKPEECSSLALGSGSRKSLSSMVNSNDETETSAEGKQKASEDGFTCEQRQKQQQERRQQQQQQVKANTDNKLKVKANEKAAQEQTAVQTLGGGRETPGEDEAVGTCSQACKINENCDYSLDSLSASIMAPEPLEQVESSNYYSRSDALRLPVGSADVDGAAEYLSSNSESETRLKAQTKSESLESPVGNEMLNVAVAPRSPLYGSSSNNKNTTNDNNEKTNNSTNNANELGHNDAFAAQKTNSGSSDVEKPNVNVSAKQPRVFESGENLYECDYDKIFGTQQSPNTQSAGTASATATVAAAAAATATSTTMASATVTATSAIGEVASPKNSLSAKYRSLVMITKDNESAAGATKPGMDYEMATTSSYSNKGLSTTTNSFGQNFAGDSFRATEPTELVSSDRESSRDSYSVDSLNEPAPKLCLDDGLADDDSWVEELSQRGEEDEDDDENLSNATTTPTATDSEDAEGEGEPGRRYIDREEELRGYNRSAIDFTLHTIVEESCEESEVASMRADNEDIDLEEDDLAERRRQRSLQHHHRLSASELEKYFFFGLGDGRVMSSIDTRGDDTASEVSSECSESLDSLPHDDQLMESSGAAADLASSRLEKYFLSGFMGFSGAEKQAESDESGGSVGSDSEGHPSPSQRRKRLVRARGTPRSHNSSLDNLLLPEVENQDSSVTPVGGSTAATVEDTSESEAGCDDTVIHLANAGASDGSSSDTIKRKKQLRKRHDSLDEKKMHDLEPTECRTPTPGSSGQIQMQSQAKKQQQQHHHSRDSGFVGSNDDLLKAAPDCEPPKSPTPALEQISEDREPSAPSQISLAKMDLPSTSAAASATLLPSQRRNLTLPNLVRKDSFNNWSSDEETNLMMSKMRQFFKTLIVATANAQQQSKPTTPNQGNQATSNTTPSADRKLTKSRPAQLAYFENELTRLMKTVPGIKDEQVREIVEYLSSEDTWSDSYDSSDYTSSDLEGGERKGQLKAQISASCQQIINKFEVDEEGDRGDGGLLDESQNVPMEALVYQKLVASFSKVAMGEPTEPETEAAKEAGETEQPSTERSPQLFAKVMQHIGTRLVALMHEVSSGNETPTPSPQNQRHHRRLHAKISATTTEDEEDEVEEQLKAMPIKQLKLRSRSHDLLLDGTTPHAHHLHHQATVHLPSGTGSAAGGSGAPGHSDNAGEECGVASDYERFSWRGSFESALLANGDSRTRLSQLSQLDRDNSSSASALAVAKRRSAGDLLFSQHQASLSREQLDRVRSCGSIGGGDAHHHQLESSPAKPWLSSAGSSIGGDSTKDVRRSSVPDAIYETDSSDEAASNQFGGARSTLPRSLNAGQAVASTNSLPRLPTTGVGAPITSTPKTKSQSALNSTPSNSSTVSATGSAKSARYRSPGLAARAAAVSGSGGGSSAASGGVSGGGVGSASSGKKLGAGFQFLYSKRDARKRLNMSVEEAKAAAEELTRSPVIGQRQADATSSPIQSRASSETWPAQSDEDIDRLVAMHQNRSSLSSLGVRSESMASVYSGAGEGRYGTVVVKGQVEFGMQYNYKLGALEIHVVRCKDLAAVDTKRNRSDPYVKVYLLPDKSKAGKRKTKVKKHTLNPIFDETMRFHTPISSLESRTLWLTVWHSDMFGRNDFLGEVSVNLQGRVFDNPQSQWYLLQERSEPFDEVATYRGDIVVGLKYIPPESLKSSLFSRGSSLTGSSSNLRKFGGSIKSVASKSDRSSKGGQLHVLVKEAKHLSPIKANGTCDAFCKSYLLPDRTRSSKQKTPVVKRTLHPSWNYTFVYEDVSLEDLTERALELTVWDHDRLASNEFVGGIRFSLGTGRSYGRQVEWMDATGKELSLWQNMLDRPNFWVEGSLVLRSSLDGNRASLP; this is translated from the exons ATGAAcacaggaggaggaggcgtcGGAGTGGGAGGCGGAGCTGTTCCAGGAATCGGAGTGGGCGTGACAGTGGGAGATTGCGATAACTACgcacaacagcagcagaatcaatcccaacagcagcagcctcAGCTGGAGGTAACGCCCACACACCACCGCCTGCAGGTGCGCCGCCAATCGACGTTACCCGCTCAGCCCACGCCGGCCATATACATGTCCACCTCCCCGAATCGCATGTACAGTCGGTCCCCGGAAAGGTCTCCCGGGGAGCAGCAGCGCTATCCGCCGTTTATTCGCCAGACTTCCTTCCCGGAGCCACCGAGCACCTATCATCGGACAAAGTTgctgccgcagcagcagccatcGGCCATATCCGTATCAGGAAGCTCAACAACTGGAAGTGCAGCACCACCACTGAACTACGAATCGCAGGCCTCGAGCATGGCCAGTGATGAACAGGACTCGATGCCCATGCCCAAGCCTCGGATGACCCGTCAGGCCACCCTCCCAAATCCTGAGCAGCATGTCAAGCTATTGCCCACATCGCCGCCAAAGAGGCAAACCTCGCCTCAGTTCCGGCGGTCGCCGGAGTTCATGCGGCAGCAGACTCTGCCCAATCCGGAGGCATTCAGCAGTGGCAACACCCTGACCGTACACTCTAATCCGCCCGGCAAGTTTATGCCTATTTCGCCGCGAGCCAAGCAGAACTTCCTCTTCCCTAGTGTCCAGAATCCACGGCAGTTTCTGTCGCAACAGCACGTCCCCGCGGTGGGTGGCACTGACATGGGCAGCGGCGGGAGTGTggccagtggcagtggcggtggcACCGGTGAACAGTACTCCAGCAGCCAGAGCGTGAATATCCACCATTCCCGAGATCCGCACTCCAAGATGATCAAGGTGCGCAGCCACAGCAACGAGGAGTACTCGAACACCAAAGGACATACTGAGAACCGGCGGCTTCTGCCGGAGATTCCCACGACTGTACAGCGGTCGACCAGTCGGTCGCCCAGTCGGCTAGTGCGCCAGGATTGCCTCAAGGAGGAGCGCACCTTCGGCGAGGCCAAGCAGCAGTTCCATCAGTTTCCCGATGTCAGCGAGGAGATGGAGAATCAACCCGAGTACGTGGACTATTTTGGGGACAGCACTACAAGCTTCCTGGAATCGGACGAAATGCAGTACGAGCGGAACTACAATGCTGGCTTCAGCAGTGAGCCGCGCATCATTTACAACAATGGATCGGATGATGGAAGTTACCAGAACTCGGGCCAAAGACCCATCTACAGCGCCGAGAATGTCCTGGCCGATTCGGGCTACGGTGGTGGCATGGGTCTGGGAGCAGGCGGTAGCTCTGGTGCAGTCCCAGGATTCTATCCCGACGTAGCCACTACCCAGAGTTACTACGGAGGCGCCGCCCTGCCCCGCACCCCGCTGATGCACAACCGGATGCGGCGACGCCAGTCGAGGGAGCTGCAAATGCAACAGGAGGAGCTGGCACAGCTCTCACAGGCCACAGACGCCGCCGGAGTGGGCGGGGTAGGGGTATGCGGAGAGAGTGCCGCCACCGGAGCTGTCGGATCAGATGGCCATGTCACCGAACGTCGGAAGCCGGAGCAGATGCGCTCTGTCTCTGAAGATTCGGGTGCCAAAACTACTCCAAAGCCAGTCACCCGACGCTCCTTTTCTCATCCTGAAAAGGACACTCAG CCCCCGAAGAAAACGGAAGCCTCAAAGATTCCGAGCCCGAGGCCACTAGCAGACATTCTGGATAAAACGCGCGGCACCTCGAAAATTCCGCAAACGAGGCGCCGCAACAGCCGCACAGGCATCGGGGAGGCAGAAGAGC GTAGCACCACCCAGCACATTTACTCCTTCCATCAACAGCTTATGCATAGAAACTCTGATTTAGCCATGCGCTtgaaaaaaacagaaattcCTGTCGCCAcagtagccagccaggacGAGAAGTCTCAAGGCCAAGGAGCATTCGAGCAGCCGGTCAACGGCAAATCCATTGAGTCCTCAGCGATCAAGGAAGCCAACGATGCAAACAGCACGGCAGCG GCAACCACCCACACCAGCACTTTGGGGGAGCAGGAGCTGCAGAATGCAGTGGAAGCCGCAGCCGTGGTCTTCAAGAAGGTGGTCCTGCAGCGTCGcaaagaaaaggaaaaggaaaaggCCGAGGAAG ctgcagctgtttCCGGTTACAATGATACCATGGAAACGTCGTCGTCATCGGAGCTGGACTTTAGGTGTTCCAAGCCGCCGCAGTCGCATTATAGCGTCGAAGCCGACGAGTTCAAGCTAGTCTTCCTCAACTCGGACTCATCGTCATCCTGTCAcggcgaggaggaggaggaagaggaagaggacgACGAGCCGGAGGAAGCCCAACCGGAACCGGATGAAAATGACACTGATTCCTCCTGTTCCACCCATCACTGCCACAGCATAGTAAGCAATGTGGAGGATTGCGATTGGGATTACTTTGAACCCTCGATGATCGCCACCACAACAACGACTACGACCACTACCATGATTGCCTATGCCAGCAGTTCTACGGCCAGGACGACGCCCACCCCGCCCCTGCGAGGACGCGGTCGTCAGTCGAGTGACAGTGACTCACCGCTGGCACAAAGACGTCCGCAGCAAGTGAGGAACATGTACTGCCCACGGATCCGGGAGAGTGACACCGGAACGGATGAGGAGTTTGTTCTGAACACGGAAAGCAGCTCCCAAACGAGCTCTGATCAAACACCACCGCCGGTACCGCCGCCTCCTCATCCGCTGAGCATGAAGGCCCGGATCAAGACCAGGTTCTTGAAGAACCACCATCACCACAATCGCTGCAGCTGCACTCCCggccagcaacagcaacatccgCAGCAGTTGCAACAACCCCAACCGCAGTACGTGCCCATACCCGTGCCAGTGCCCATTCCGGTGCCCATGGCCGCCTATCCCAATTGGCCCGAACTGAGTGGGAATCCCCTGCTGGAGCAGGATGAGCAACTAGCCGCTTCGCTGCAGCAACTTTGGCAGGCGGccgggcagcagcagcagtttgCGGCCATGGTGGCAGCCTACTCGAAGCAGTTTGCCGCGGCCAGCAGCAACATGTTCGATGCAACGCCGCCGGTGACCAGCAAGAGCTACCAACAGCTGCCCACCACGCCGCCACCGATACCGCAACGCCTGCGCGGACTGGGTCTTGGCGGCTTCAAGTCCTCGGCCCCGGAACTGAGTGCTTCGTTGGGATCACTGATGACGCAGTCGCTCTGCTCAACCATATCGTCCTCGTCTTCGTCGAGTACTTCGGGCTACGGTACAGCGGGACGCAGTCTGGAGACCCTGGCCAGCCCCAAAAGAGCTGCCAACTCgctgcagcagcaccagcaccagcagcagcagcaacagcaacaaacagCTAGTGGTGCTTTCAAGCCAAGCAAGTCAACAAGTTTAGTAGCGTCGCGTTTGCCGTTGAGTGAACAACAGCCAGAAACGAATATAGCGCGTCGCACCAGCAGCGAGAGCGacgacaacagcaacagcaacaccacaagcagcagcaaccacaaaaacagcaacaacaacaacaacatcacaaCGCCCACTACGGGGAGATTGTGTAATGTTTATGATAAAACCGGCGCATTGCCAGCAGCGTCAGTTGAGGCACATGTTGCTAATGTTGCTGGTGTCGCCAGTATCGGCAGCAACGCCAGTGATAAGCTGAGCACGCCAGCAACATTGACAATCTCTCAGAGAGCGGCAGCAACACTTGGCAAATACCAAAGACACAGTCAGAGCCGAAATCTATGCGAAACCTATCCAACAACAGAAACCTACCTGGCCACTaatagcagcaacagcaacaacaccgacGACGACGAAGACGGCGAAGAAGtggaagcagcagcagacgAAACGAATATACATAAAAATCAAgtaccagcaacagcaacagcaacagaaacaacaactaGAGCTGCGGCAGCTCCTGCGGTAATAACTCGTTTTGCACTCGAAAATGTtggaaatgttgaaaaatcgAAAACCCAAACGAAACCCAAgggacagcagcagcacccaGTGCTAGAGATTGCCAAGAATTTGTCCTCCAATCGACTTATTGAGCGAAACATGTCCGATGAGGCGCCAGCCACAAGTGGCGATCGGGAGGCGGTAGCTCATCTGCAGAGTGAGAGCTATGCGGCCAGCAGTCCGGATGAGGCCAGTGGCCAAAGCAGCCAGGAGGACGAAGAGGATGCACAGAGTAAATCGCAGCAGGATCGAGGACGACAGGTTGTGCAGAGGAGCTATAATGTGGCCGGTATGATGCAGGAGGATCTGGAGCCTCTACACAGACACCACAGCACCACCACGGCATCGAGTTCCAGCAGCAGCTCCgactccagctccagctccgaGTCCTGTGACTCGGATGATACGGGCACAGTGGCGGATCGCAGGCCCAAGAGAAGGCGATTTAACAAGGTGTTTGTTGTGAACCGGCAACCTGGCGGTCGCGGCGTCCGCAGAAGCTCGTCCACCGAAGGCGACTCACTGAGCTCCTCCGATGCAAACCTGGAGGATTCCTCCGACAATGATACCGACACCGAACGCACCGACTGTGGCATTGTGCTAAACTATGTGAAGTCTCTAGAAGAGGAATCGAAACGAGACGAGGCGGAGGTGCCACAGGTGAGGGTGGTGgtgcaggaggaggaggcacaACCAGCACGTGATTGCCAATCGAGTGACGATGATGAAAGTGAACGCCGCATTGCCAACTCAAGCGATGAGCTTGCCAACTGCATTGTGGTTGTGGGCGGCCAGACGGACGACGACGGCGTGGTGCTGCATGGCATGCGATCTCTGCCAGACTGCGAGATGGAGGCGGAGCAGCAACCAGAGCGCTGCGAGCTGGTGGATGAGCTGCACAGCATCTCGAACGATGTCAATCGATTGCTGGAGCTGCACAAGCAAAACTCCCAGCTGGAGATCAAGCTGCAGCGCCTGCGTCAGGGGGTGGCCGAAATCAATGAGGATCTGCTATTGGGCGGCACTAGTGCGGCTGCCACCCACCCGGACGGCGGGAAACCCGAAGAGTGCAGCAGTCTGGCACTTGGTTCAGGTTCTCGGAAAAGCCTCTCAAGCATGGTAAATTCTAATGACGAAACCGAAACGTCCGCGGAGGGTAAACAAAAAGCAAGCGAAGATGGCTTTACCTGCGAACAGAGGCAGAAGCAACAGCAagagcggcggcagcagcagcagcagcaggtaAAAGCAAACACCGATAATAAACTAAAGGTAAAAGCAAACGAAAAAGCAGCCCAAGAGCAAACAGCTGTGCAAACGCTGGGCGGAGGGAGGGAGACACCTGGGGAGGATGAGGCGGTCGGCACATGCAGCCAAGCATGCAAAATAAACGAAAACTGTGACTACTCGCTGGATTCACTCTCGGCGAGTATTATGGCACCTGAGCCGCTCGAGCAGGTAGAGAGCTCGAACTACTACTCTCGGAGCGACGCTCTCCGGCTACCTGTCGGATCGGCCGACGTCGATGGCGCTGCCGAGTATCTTTCATCGAACTCCGAATCCGAAACCAGACTGAAGGCCCAAACCAAATCGGAGTCGCTGGAGTCGCCAGTCGGAAATGAGATGTTAAACGTTGCGGTCGCTCCACGCTCTCCGCTGTACGGCAGCAGTAGTAACAACAAAAACACTACCAACGATAATAACGAAAAAACGAACAACAGCACCAACAACGCTAACGAACTTGGCCATAATGACGCTTTCGCAGCACAAAAGACAAATAGCGGCAGCAGTGACGTAGAAAAGCCAAATGTGAATGTGAGTGCAAAGCAGCCGCGTGTGTTTGAAAGCGGTGAAAACTTGTACGAATGTGACTACGATAAAATATTCGGTACTCAACAATCACCAAATACTCAATCAGCTGGAACTGCatctgcaacagcaacagtcgcagcagccgcagcagcaacagcaacatcaacgaCAATGGCATCGGCAACAGtcacagcaacatcagcaatcGGCGAAGTGGCTTCGCCCAAAAATTCACTTTCAGCCAAATACCGCAGCTTGGTCATGATCACAAAAGACAACGAAAGTGCAGCTGGTGCAACAAAGCCAGGCATGGATTACGAAATGGCAACCACCAGCAGCTACAGCAACAAAGGCctctccaccaccaccaacagctTTGGCCAGAACTTTGCGGGTGACTCATTTCGCGCCACGGAACCAACGGAACTCGTGAGCAGCGATCGCGAATCGTCGCGCGACTCTTACAGTGTGGATTCCCTGAACGAACCGGCTCCCAAGCTCTGCTTAGACGATGGCCTTGCCGATGACGATTCTTGGGTGGAGGAGCTGAGCCAACGGGGCGAGGAAGATGAGGATGATGATGAAAATCTAAGCAATGCCACCACCACACCCACGGCCACGGATTCCGAAGATGCCGAAGGTGAGGGAGAGCCTGGCCGCCGGTACATCGATCGCGAGGAGGAGCTGAGGGGCTACAATCGCTCCGCCATCGACTTCACCCTCCACACCATTGTCGAGGAGAGTTGCGAGGAGAGCGAAGTGGCCTCCATGCGGGCGGACAACGAGGACATTGACCTGGAGGAGGATGATCTGGCGGAGCGAAGGCGCCAGCGATCGTTGCAACACCACCATCGACTGAGCGCCTCCGAGCTGGAGAAGTACTTCTTCTTCGGGCTGGGCGATGGTCGCGTGATGAGCTCCATTGACACCCGGGGCGACGACACCGCCTCCGAGGTGAGTTCCGAGTGCTCAGAGAGCCTGGACTCCCTGCCTCACGACGATCAGCTGATGGAAAGCAGTGGCGCAGCCGCTGATCTGGCCTCCTCCCGCTTGGAGAAGTATTTCCTGTCCGGATTCATGGGATTCAGTGGTGCGGAGAAGCAGGCGGAAAGCGACGAGAGTGGCGGCAGTGTGGGCAGCGACAGCGAAGGTCATCCCAGCCCCAGCCAGCGAAGGAAACGTTTGGTAAGAGCTCGGGGGACTCCTCGTAGTCACAACTCCTCGCTGGACAATCTACTGCTGCCCGAAGTGGAAAACCAAGATTCTTCCGTAACTCCTGTTGGCGGATCAACTGCCGCCACTGTGGAGGACACCTCGGAGTCGGAAGCCGGCTGTGACGACACTGTGATTCATCTGGCCAATGCTGGAGCATCGGATGGCTCGTCCTCCGATACGATAAAGCGCAAGAAGCAACTGCGCAAGCGCCACGACTCACTGGATGAGAAGAAGATGCACGACCTGGAGCCAACGGAATGCCGGACACCCACGCCGGGATCCAGTGGCCAAATCCAGATGCAATCGCAGGCCaagaaacagcaacagcagcaccaccacagCCGGGACAGTGGCTTCGTGGGCAGTAACGATGACCTGCTGAAGGCAGCACCAGACTGTGAGCCTCCCAAGAGTCCTACTCCGGCGCTGGAGCAGATAAGCGAAGACCGGGAACCATCAGCACCATCCCAGATAAGTTTGGCAAAGATGGATCTGCCCAGCACTTCAGCCGCTGCATCTGCCACACTCCTGCCCAGCCAGCGGAGAAATCTCACCCTGCCCAACTTGGTGCGAAAGGATAGCTTCAATAACTGGAGTTCCGACGAGGAGACCAACCTGATGATGAGCAAAATGCGGCAGTTCTTCAAGACGCTTATTGTGGCCACGGCAAACGCGCAGCAGCAGAGCAAGCCCACCACTCCCAACCAGGGCAACCAGGCCACCAGCAACACCACACCAAGCGCCGATCGGAAGCTGACCAAGTCCCGACCAGCCCAGCTGGCTTACTTCGAAAACGAACTGACACGCCTGATGAAGACAGTGCCCGGAATCAAGGACGAGCAAGTGCGTGAGATTGTGGAGTACCTGAGCAGCGAGGATACTTGGTCGGACTCGTACGATTCCTCGGACTATACCAGCTCTGACCTGGAGGGTGGCGAGCGAAAGGGACAGCTGAAGGCTCAAATCTCCGCCAGCTGCCAGCAGATCATCAACAAGTTCGAGGTTGACGAAGAGGGCGATCGGGGAGATGGCGGGCTACTCGACGAAAGCCAAAATGTGCCCATGGAGGCGTTGGTCTACCAAAAGCTGGTGGCCTCCTTCAGCAAAGTGGCGATGGGTGAGCCAACGGAACCGGAAACCGAAGCAGCCAAGGAGGCGGGGGAAACGGAGCAACCGTCCACGGAGCGGTCACCACAACTCTTTGCCAAGGTCATGCAGCACATTGGCACGCGACTGGTGGCACTCATGCACGAGGTCAGCAGTGGCAACGAAACACCAACTCCCTCGCCGCAAAATCAACGACACCACCGGCGTTTGCATGCCAAGATCTCGGCCACCACCACGGAGGACGAAGAAGACGAGGTGGAAGAGCAGCTGAAGGCAATGCCCATAAAGCAGTTGAAATTACGGAGCAGATCGCATGATTTGCTACTGGACGGCACCACGCCACATGCTCACCACCTGCACCACCAGGCCACCGTGCATCTGCCCAGCGGAACAGGAAGTGCAGCCGGTGGATCAGGAGCACCGGGGCATTCAGACAACGCCGGCGAGGAGTGCGGCGTGGCCAGCGACTACGAAAGGTTCTCGTGGCGCGGCAGTTTTGAGTCGGCATTACTGGCTAATGGCGACAGCAGAACGAGGCTCAGCCAGCTGAGCCAACTGGACAGGGACAACTCGTCGTCTGCGTCCGCTTTGGCTGTTGCAAAGCGCCGATCGGCAGGCGACCTCCTCTTCAGCCAGCACCAGGCTAGCCTCAGCCGCGAGCAACTGGACCGCGTGCGCTCCTGCGGCAGCATCGGCGGTGGTGATGCCCATCACCACCAGCTAGAATCCTCGCCGGCCAAGCCGTGGCTCTCCTCGGCGGGCTCCTCCATCGGCGGCGATTCCACCAAGGATGTGCGACGATCCAGCGTACCGGATGCGATCTACGAGACGGATTCCAGCGATGAAGCTGCCTCCAATCAATTCGGCGGTGCTCGATCCACGCTTCCCAGGAGCCTTAACGCCGGCCAGGCGGTGGCCAGTACAAACTCGCTACCCAGGCTCCCGACCACCGGAGTAGGTGCCCCCATCACAAGCACCCCCAAGACAAAGTCGCAGAGTGCCCTTAACTCTACACCTTCCAATTCATCCACCGTTTCGGCCACTGGCAGCGCCAAGAGTGCCCGATACCGCTCCCCGGGATTGGCTGCCCGAGCGGCAGCTGTCAGTGGCAGCGGAGGTGGTAGTAGTGCGGCCAGCGGTGGCGTCTCCGGTGGTGGCGTAGGCAGTGCCTCTTCGGGCAAAAAACTGGGCGCGGGCTTCCAGTTCCTCTACTCCAAACGTGATGCGCGCAAACGTCTCAACATGTCAGTGG AGGAGGCCAAAGCAGCTGCCGAAGAGCTAACTCGATCGCCGGTGATTGGACAACGGCAGGCAGATGCCACCAGCAGTCCCATCCAGTCGCGTGCCTCAAGCGAAACGTGGCCAGCGCAGTCGGATGAGGACATTGATCGTTTGGTGGCCATGCACCAAAACCGCAGCAGTCTCAGCTCACTGGGC GTTCGTTCGGAGTCTATGGCCAGCGTGTATTCGGGTGCCGGCGAAGGACGCTATGGCACTGTGGTGGTCAAAGGTCAAGTGGAATTCGGCATGCAGTACAACTACAAGCTGGGTGCCCTTGAAATCCATGTGGTGCGTTGCAAGGACTTGGCAGCCGTTGACACCAAACGCAACCGCAGTGATCCCTATGTGAAG GTTTATCTACTACCCGATAAATCCAAGGCCGGCAAGCGCAAAACCAAAGTCAAGAAACACACCTTGAATCCCATTTTTGATGAAACCATGCGATTCCACACACCAATCTCCAGCCTGGAGTCCCGAACTTTGTGGCTAACTGTCTGGCACTCAGATATGTTTGGCCGAAACGATTTCCTCGGCGAAGTCAGTGTCAATTTGCAAGGACGAGTTTTTGACAATCCCCAATCGCAGTGGTATCTCCTTCAGGAAAGG AGCGAACCCTTTGATGAAGTCGCTACCTATAGAGGAGATATTGTAGTGGGACTAAAATACATACCCCCGGAGAGCCTAAAGTCGTCGCTATTTTCGCGCGGCTCTTCCCTGACAGGCAGCTCCTCGAATCTACGTAAATTTGGAGGCAGCATCAAGTCGGTGGCCTCAAAATCGGATCGCAGCTCAAAAGGAGGTCAGCTGCATGTCCTGGTCAAGGAAGCCAAGCATCTGAGTCCTATTAAGGCAAACGGAACCTGTGATGCATTCTGCAAGAg CTACTTGTTACCGGATCGCACGCGTAGctccaaacaaaaaacaccTGTTGTTAAGCGCACTCTGCATCCCAGCTGGAACTACACCTTTGTGTACGAGGATGTCTCCCTGGAGGATTTGACTGAGCGCGCCCTGGAGCTGACGGTCTGGGATCATGATCGTCTGGCCAGCAATGAGTTTGTGGGTGGAATTCGCTTCTCCCTAGGCACAG gaCGCAGCTATGGCCGCCAAGTGGAGTGGATGGATGCCACCGGCAAGGAGCTCTCTCTGTGGCAGAATATGTTAGATCGACCCAACTTTTGGGTGGAGGGCAGCTTGGTGCTGCGTTCCAGTTTGGATGGCAATCGAGCCTCCTTGCCATAG